Proteins from a genomic interval of Paenibacillus sp. RC334:
- a CDS encoding ROK family glucokinase, whose protein sequence is MSESIYVGVDLGGTAIKVGICNEDGQLLHTYEGPTETAKGVDVVISNIEKYVRHIVEQSPYEWDQLKGVGAGVAGFTNVREGIIVLAPNIGFRDVPIRALLEERIGKPVKIDNDANVAALGEAWAGAGKGIENCVCYTLGTGVGGGIIINGKIYQGFSGMAGEIGHMSVVPDLEAIQCGCGKMGCLETVSSATGIIRMANDAVERGDRTSLALEDQIAAKEVFDAAKAGDEVALRIVKRAAFYLGKSMAAVATVLNPELFIVGGGVSKAGDFLFEEMRLVFAKLAPEPLQQGVSIVPASLGNDAGIVGAAGLLLRS, encoded by the coding sequence ATGTCTGAAAGTATCTATGTGGGTGTCGATTTGGGCGGTACAGCAATCAAGGTAGGCATTTGTAATGAAGACGGACAGCTTTTGCACACATACGAAGGACCAACGGAAACAGCTAAGGGCGTAGACGTTGTGATCAGCAATATCGAAAAATATGTGCGGCACATTGTTGAGCAATCTCCCTATGAATGGGATCAACTGAAGGGTGTCGGAGCGGGCGTTGCCGGTTTTACGAATGTTCGCGAAGGCATTATAGTCCTCGCTCCCAATATTGGCTTTCGTGACGTACCGATTCGTGCGCTGTTGGAGGAACGGATCGGCAAGCCTGTAAAAATAGACAACGATGCTAACGTCGCTGCACTTGGCGAAGCTTGGGCCGGGGCGGGCAAAGGTATAGAAAACTGCGTATGCTATACCCTGGGTACGGGTGTTGGTGGTGGTATTATTATTAATGGTAAAATATATCAAGGTTTTTCAGGCATGGCTGGAGAAATTGGTCATATGAGCGTTGTACCGGATCTGGAGGCCATTCAGTGTGGATGCGGCAAAATGGGTTGCCTGGAAACCGTATCTTCCGCAACGGGCATTATCCGTATGGCAAATGACGCTGTGGAACGTGGAGATCGGACTTCTCTGGCGCTGGAAGATCAAATCGCCGCCAAGGAAGTATTTGATGCAGCCAAGGCCGGGGATGAGGTCGCACTCCGTATCGTGAAGCGAGCTGCCTTTTATTTGGGGAAATCTATGGCAGCGGTTGCCACCGTGCTAAACCCGGAGCTGTTTATTGTAGGCGGGGGTGTTTCCAAAGCGGGTGATTTCTTGTTCGAAGAGATGCGTCTGGTATTTGCCAAACTGGCACCTGAGCCGCTCCAGCAAGGGGTATCTATTGTTCCGGCATCGCTTGGCAATGACGCAGGTATTGTAGGAGCAGCCGGTTTGCTGCTGCGCTCCTGA
- the hisB gene encoding imidazoleglycerol-phosphate dehydratase HisB, protein MGNENNGAGRTGSVSRKTNETDIQLSFAVDGTGQAEIETDVPFLNHMLDLFTKHGQFDLNVQARGDVDIDDHHTVEDIGICLGQTLLESLGDKKGIKRYASVFVPMDEALAQVVIDLSNRPHFEYRAEYPSQQVGSFSTELVHEFLWKFALEARMTLHVIVHYGQNTHHMIEAVFKALGRALDEATSIDPRVTGVPSTKGVL, encoded by the coding sequence ATGGGGAATGAAAATAACGGAGCAGGACGTACAGGCAGCGTCAGCCGGAAGACGAACGAGACGGATATTCAGCTATCTTTTGCAGTAGATGGCACAGGGCAGGCCGAAATCGAGACAGATGTCCCCTTTCTGAATCATATGCTGGATTTGTTCACCAAGCATGGACAATTTGACCTGAACGTACAGGCCAGAGGGGATGTTGACATCGACGATCACCATACCGTGGAGGACATTGGTATCTGTCTGGGGCAAACCTTACTAGAATCGTTAGGTGATAAAAAGGGAATCAAGCGCTATGCCAGCGTCTTTGTACCGATGGATGAGGCGCTCGCGCAGGTCGTCATTGATCTTAGTAACCGACCGCATTTTGAGTATCGTGCGGAGTATCCGTCACAGCAGGTAGGGAGCTTTTCGACGGAGCTGGTGCATGAATTTCTGTGGAAATTCGCGCTGGAGGCTCGTATGACGCTGCACGTCATTGTTCACTACGGGCAAAATACCCACCATATGATCGAGGCGGTGTTCAAGGCACTGGGACGTGCACTGGATGAAGCGACATCCATTGACCCGCGGGTGACGGGAGTGCCTTCGACGAAGGGAGTGCTGTAG
- the hisH gene encoding imidazole glycerol phosphate synthase subunit HisH — protein sequence MSIAIVDYGRGNLHSVSKAVERLGYEAVVTGDAKVIRSASGVILPGVGAFGDAMEHLRSSGLDRVIQEVASAGQPLLGVCLGMQLLFTRGEEYGSHEGLNILPGEVVRFAPDLGVKVPHMGWNRLRMTQPEHPLLQGLEEGHVYFVHSYHAKPEVESDLLAVTDYGGPVTAIVGRGHVYGMQFHPEKSGEMGMRLLRQFLELAEAEKRA from the coding sequence ATGTCCATTGCTATTGTGGATTACGGCAGAGGCAATCTGCATAGTGTGAGCAAGGCGGTTGAGCGTCTTGGCTATGAGGCTGTAGTGACAGGAGATGCGAAAGTGATACGTTCCGCCAGCGGTGTGATTTTGCCGGGTGTAGGGGCGTTCGGAGACGCTATGGAGCATTTGCGTTCCAGTGGCCTGGATCGGGTCATTCAGGAGGTCGCGAGCGCTGGACAGCCGCTGCTCGGCGTTTGCCTGGGGATGCAGCTGTTGTTCACTCGTGGCGAAGAATATGGCAGCCATGAGGGGCTGAATATTTTGCCGGGAGAGGTCGTGCGCTTTGCTCCTGATCTGGGTGTGAAGGTGCCGCATATGGGCTGGAACCGTCTGCGCATGACGCAGCCGGAGCATCCATTGTTGCAAGGCTTGGAGGAAGGGCATGTGTATTTTGTGCATTCTTATCATGCCAAGCCGGAGGTAGAAAGCGATTTGTTGGCGGTGACCGATTACGGTGGGCCGGTAACAGCTATCGTAGGCAGAGGCCATGTATACGGTATGCAGTTCCATCCAGAGAAGAGTGGGGAAATGGGTATGCGACTGCTTCGTCAGTTTTTGGAACTGGCGGAGGCGGAGAAGCGAGCGTAA
- the hisJ gene encoding histidinol-phosphatase HisJ, with translation MKIDYHTHHARCGHAIGNLEEYVQQGIRLGLDQLGLSDHMPLLHVNPADYYPEMAMPMEELPRYVEECLELKQRYKGQIDIRVGLEGDYIEGWEQEIEDIITAYPWDYVIGSVHFLGEWDVTDFRQVHHWEGKNVLEVYRTYYDAVSKAAATGLYDIMGHLDVIKRFGHYPKSEEAEELRELERSTLSAVARSGRAMELNASGLSKPCAEMFPSRRMLEEALALGIPLTVGSDAHDPAKLSEHLEKARALLHEVGYRELAVFRQRERSSVPLTL, from the coding sequence ATGAAAATTGACTATCATACGCATCATGCCCGCTGTGGTCATGCGATAGGAAATCTGGAAGAGTATGTGCAGCAGGGTATTCGGTTGGGGCTGGATCAGCTCGGCTTGTCCGATCACATGCCGCTATTGCATGTTAACCCGGCCGACTATTATCCGGAGATGGCGATGCCTATGGAAGAGCTGCCACGTTATGTGGAAGAATGTCTGGAATTAAAACAACGCTATAAGGGACAGATTGACATTCGTGTCGGCTTGGAAGGCGACTACATCGAGGGCTGGGAACAGGAAATCGAAGACATCATCACCGCATATCCGTGGGATTATGTGATTGGCTCCGTACATTTTCTCGGGGAGTGGGATGTAACAGATTTCCGTCAGGTGCACCATTGGGAAGGCAAAAATGTGCTGGAGGTGTACCGGACTTATTACGATGCGGTTTCCAAAGCGGCAGCGACCGGGTTGTATGACATCATGGGTCATCTGGATGTCATTAAGCGTTTCGGCCACTATCCGAAGTCGGAGGAAGCGGAGGAGCTGCGTGAGCTGGAGCGCTCTACACTCTCGGCCGTTGCCCGCAGCGGGCGGGCGATGGAGCTGAATGCATCGGGGCTATCCAAGCCCTGTGCAGAGATGTTCCCGAGCCGCCGCATGCTGGAGGAGGCATTGGCGCTAGGCATCCCGCTGACGGTAGGGTCAGATGCTCATGATCCGGCGAAGCTGTCCGAGCATTTGGAGAAGGCGCGCGCGCTTCTGCATGAGGTCGGATATCGGGAGCTTGCCGTATTCCGGCAGCGTGAGCGCTCGTCCGTGCCGTTGACGCTTTGA
- a CDS encoding tetratricopeptide repeat protein, which produces MKGKHLRASGPSPKIIVLRFDASFFFEKAVRSLDRNHYDKALKYFRKAVEYEPDNPVNHCNMAGILSEMGDYAGSNEILSSVLSDVDPSMTECYFYMANNYANMEQFEEAEKALVTYLEEDEEGQFLDEAEEMMELLYYELDRPTKLNRIKARQGVVEHDQARVLLEEGKFAQAAQLLKQISEEQPDMFAARNNLALAYYYMGLFQNAKTTILRVLEDEPGNLHALCNLAIFYQHEGGGPELDRLIQTLTVTIPFQEEQVFKLATTMGILGRHEEAYRHFRRLLQGDGENNDDASLYHYTAVAASNTGRYAEARRLWGHLQKQDASSEVPRFFLSRLEELQQEGTPLQVLSYHYHLPFEEQFRMWEKFGADQVPDSMKRDPLIRSSFFWALRHGDRATQLQVIQALSLIGDDEVRQALESFVEDPDQEGELKRRALQVLQELTEPSVKDIQETNQETERLLRPESEKVHHVSEDEVSAHSTVHPEWQAVLDKVLAVMSKSDPVMQRDLRSLWLEYLDRLAPEVPIVQHTEGWAAALEYLTAKMNHHSVTYQEVADRYGISVSTVSRYARQIDSVCGIKQKMKQPLSTFKKQV; this is translated from the coding sequence ATGAAAGGGAAACATCTGCGAGCTTCGGGACCTAGCCCTAAGATTATTGTTTTGCGTTTCGACGCATCTTTCTTTTTTGAGAAAGCTGTGCGCTCGCTTGATCGCAATCATTATGACAAGGCATTGAAATATTTTCGCAAAGCCGTTGAATATGAACCGGATAATCCGGTGAATCATTGCAATATGGCGGGTATATTATCAGAGATGGGGGATTATGCAGGTTCGAATGAGATCCTGTCCTCTGTTCTGAGCGACGTAGACCCGTCGATGACAGAGTGTTACTTCTATATGGCGAATAATTACGCCAATATGGAGCAGTTTGAAGAAGCGGAGAAAGCCTTGGTCACGTATTTGGAGGAGGACGAGGAAGGACAGTTTCTCGATGAAGCCGAGGAAATGATGGAGCTGCTCTATTATGAGCTGGACCGTCCAACCAAGCTGAACCGCATTAAGGCCCGGCAGGGAGTGGTCGAGCATGATCAGGCCCGTGTCCTGCTGGAGGAAGGGAAGTTTGCTCAGGCGGCCCAATTGCTTAAGCAAATTTCAGAGGAACAGCCGGACATGTTCGCTGCGCGGAACAATCTGGCGCTGGCGTATTACTACATGGGACTGTTTCAAAATGCGAAGACAACCATTCTTCGGGTACTGGAGGATGAACCAGGTAATTTGCATGCGCTGTGCAACTTGGCGATCTTTTATCAGCATGAGGGCGGCGGCCCGGAATTGGATCGTCTGATTCAAACGTTGACGGTCACCATACCATTTCAAGAGGAGCAGGTATTCAAGCTGGCTACTACGATGGGGATTCTCGGACGTCATGAGGAGGCCTACAGACATTTCCGCAGGTTGCTCCAAGGTGACGGAGAGAATAATGATGACGCCTCCCTGTACCATTATACGGCGGTGGCTGCCAGCAATACGGGAAGATATGCGGAAGCCCGGCGGTTGTGGGGTCATTTGCAAAAGCAGGATGCTTCCTCGGAAGTTCCACGGTTTTTCCTGTCCCGGCTGGAGGAGCTCCAGCAGGAGGGCACACCGCTGCAAGTACTCAGCTACCATTACCATCTCCCCTTTGAGGAGCAATTCCGCATGTGGGAGAAGTTCGGAGCTGACCAGGTGCCTGACAGTATGAAGCGAGATCCGCTAATTCGGTCTTCCTTCTTCTGGGCGTTGCGCCACGGCGATCGAGCGACCCAGCTTCAAGTCATTCAGGCGCTAAGCCTGATCGGTGACGATGAGGTGCGACAGGCATTGGAGTCCTTCGTAGAAGACCCGGATCAGGAAGGCGAGTTGAAACGGCGCGCCTTGCAAGTACTGCAAGAGCTGACGGAGCCGTCAGTTAAGGACATACAGGAGACAAATCAGGAAACGGAGCGACTTCTGCGACCAGAGTCAGAGAAGGTTCACCACGTATCCGAAGATGAGGTGTCTGCCCATTCAACTGTCCATCCGGAATGGCAGGCAGTGTTGGATAAGGTACTTGCCGTTATGAGCAAGTCTGATCCGGTCATGCAGCGCGATTTGAGGTCACTTTGGCTAGAATATCTGGATCGGCTTGCCCCGGAAGTCCCGATTGTTCAGCATACTGAGGGATGGGCAGCGGCGCTGGAATACTTGACAGCCAAAATGAATCATCATTCGGTGACCTATCAGGAAGTAGCTGACCGTTATGGTATTTCCGTATCGACCGTAAGCCGCTATGCACGCCAGATTGACAGCGTGTGCGGTATCAAGCAGAAGATGAAACAGCCGCTCTCCACGTTTAAAAAGCAGGTCTGA
- the hisIE gene encoding bifunctional phosphoribosyl-AMP cyclohydrolase/phosphoribosyl-ATP diphosphatase HisIE, which translates to MSNELNQQLSLEQVLDNIRWNEAGLVSAIVQDDATLQVLTLAYMNRESLKLSLESGETWFWSRSRQELWHKGATSGNTQKITSIQLDCDGDALLVRVIPNGPACHTGATSCFFRDISASGTAVAPASENAGGQASVATQTGTTHAATDRFEVLAQLEAIIKEREVTRPEGAYTTYLFDKGVDKILKKVGEEASETIIAAKNKDNEELRLEVSDLIYHLLVLLQERKLPLDDVLTELNRRHERPRRD; encoded by the coding sequence ATGAGCAACGAATTGAACCAGCAGCTATCTCTGGAACAGGTATTGGATAATATCCGCTGGAATGAAGCGGGACTTGTCTCGGCGATTGTGCAGGATGATGCCACGCTTCAAGTATTGACGCTGGCCTATATGAATCGAGAATCGCTGAAGCTTTCTCTGGAATCGGGAGAGACGTGGTTTTGGTCCCGTTCCAGACAGGAACTGTGGCACAAGGGGGCAACCTCGGGGAATACGCAAAAAATCACCTCCATTCAGCTGGATTGTGACGGTGACGCTCTGCTTGTTCGTGTAATTCCCAATGGCCCTGCCTGCCATACCGGAGCGACGAGTTGCTTTTTCCGTGATATTTCTGCGTCAGGAACGGCTGTAGCTCCTGCTTCGGAAAATGCCGGGGGCCAAGCGTCGGTGGCGACTCAAACGGGCACGACTCATGCTGCAACAGACCGCTTTGAGGTGCTTGCCCAGCTGGAAGCAATCATTAAGGAGCGGGAAGTGACACGTCCTGAAGGGGCCTATACGACCTACCTTTTTGACAAAGGCGTGGATAAGATTCTGAAAAAGGTTGGCGAAGAAGCATCCGAGACGATCATTGCCGCCAAGAATAAGGATAATGAGGAGCTTCGTCTGGAGGTCAGCGATCTGATTTATCACTTGCTGGTACTGTTACAGGAGCGCAAACTACCGCTGGATGATGTGCTGACTGAGCTGAACCGCCGTCATGAGCGTCCCCGTCGTGATTAA
- the hisD gene encoding histidinol dehydrogenase, which produces MKIVLARDFNLQREVDYGTPEQNEAVRAIIRSVRQEGDAAVLRYTESFDGVSLTAEQLRVTEEELKAAYDKVEPSFLQAIREAADNIRAFHTKQKRNSWMDLQPDGSLLGQIIRPLKRVGVYVPGGKAAYPSSVLMNVIPAQVAGVPEIVMVTPPATGGKAGIDPYTLVAAAEAGVTEMYRVGGAQAIASLAYGTHSIEPVDKICGPGNIYVALAKREVYGAVDIDSIAGPSEIVVLADDTANASYVAADLLSQAEHDEMASAILVTPSQRLAEEVSAEVQRQLAELPRRDIAAASVDAYGAIIVVDTLHEGIQIVNKLAPEHLEIMTENPMEHVGLIENAGAIFLGAYSSEPVGDYFAGPNHIIPTNGTARFSSPVDIDDFIKKSSMIYYSKEALLRNGETIMQLARHEGLEGHARAIQVRLDNEKKAVDGDGE; this is translated from the coding sequence ATGAAGATCGTTTTAGCCCGTGATTTCAATCTCCAGCGCGAGGTCGATTATGGCACACCTGAGCAAAATGAAGCCGTTCGTGCGATTATCCGTTCGGTACGGCAGGAGGGAGATGCTGCTGTCCTGCGGTATACGGAATCGTTCGACGGTGTATCGCTGACGGCGGAGCAGCTCCGTGTGACGGAGGAAGAATTGAAGGCGGCATATGACAAGGTGGAGCCTTCTTTTTTGCAGGCGATTCGGGAGGCGGCGGACAATATCCGTGCTTTTCATACGAAGCAAAAACGTAATTCGTGGATGGATTTGCAGCCGGACGGCAGCCTGCTGGGCCAGATCATCCGACCGTTGAAGCGTGTAGGCGTGTATGTTCCTGGTGGTAAAGCAGCTTATCCGTCCTCGGTACTGATGAATGTGATCCCGGCTCAGGTGGCTGGTGTACCGGAGATCGTCATGGTGACACCCCCAGCAACAGGCGGCAAGGCGGGAATTGATCCATATACACTGGTTGCTGCGGCAGAGGCGGGTGTGACAGAAATGTACCGAGTTGGCGGAGCGCAGGCGATTGCGTCTCTCGCTTACGGGACTCATAGCATCGAACCCGTCGATAAAATTTGCGGCCCAGGCAACATTTATGTAGCGCTGGCGAAGCGCGAGGTATACGGGGCGGTGGATATCGACAGTATTGCAGGACCGAGTGAAATTGTCGTGCTGGCTGATGATACGGCGAATGCCTCTTATGTAGCCGCTGATCTGCTCTCGCAGGCAGAGCATGACGAAATGGCCTCGGCCATTCTGGTTACGCCCTCGCAGCGCTTGGCAGAAGAAGTATCAGCCGAGGTACAGCGCCAATTGGCAGAGCTGCCGCGCAGAGATATTGCTGCTGCATCCGTTGATGCCTATGGAGCGATTATTGTCGTTGATACGTTGCATGAGGGGATCCAGATTGTGAACAAACTTGCCCCGGAGCATTTGGAAATCATGACAGAGAATCCGATGGAGCATGTGGGTCTGATCGAAAATGCGGGAGCGATTTTTCTGGGAGCGTACAGCTCGGAGCCGGTAGGCGATTATTTTGCCGGGCCTAACCATATTATTCCGACTAATGGAACCGCGCGGTTCTCTTCTCCGGTCGATATTGATGATTTTATCAAGAAGTCGAGTATGATCTATTACAGCAAGGAAGCGCTGCTGCGCAATGGAGAGACGATTATGCAGCTTGCCCGGCATGAAGGGCTGGAAGGTCACGCAAGGGCGATACAGGTTCGATTGGACAATGAGAAAAAGGCGGTGGATGGCGATGGGGAATGA
- the hisG gene encoding ATP phosphoribosyltransferase: MTETLKVAMPKGRIYKQASELFRRAGVPIPVDVDETRKLVIPLPELGMEFIMAKPVDVPTYVEYGAADIGIVGKDVLLEENKDVYELLDLGIARCRMSVIALPDWQPGIRQRVATKYPNVASQYFREQGQQVEVIKLNGSIELAPLIGLADRIVDMVETGQTLRENGLVEQISILDITSRLIANRVSYRMKNGPIQALCDRLHQVIPAAVAPRD, from the coding sequence ATGACGGAGACGTTGAAGGTAGCCATGCCGAAGGGACGGATTTATAAGCAGGCTTCTGAGCTGTTTCGTCGAGCAGGGGTTCCTATTCCTGTGGATGTGGATGAAACGCGCAAGCTGGTCATTCCGCTACCTGAACTGGGAATGGAGTTTATTATGGCGAAGCCGGTCGACGTTCCCACGTATGTGGAGTACGGAGCTGCGGATATCGGCATTGTAGGCAAGGATGTTTTGCTGGAAGAGAACAAGGATGTGTATGAGCTGCTTGATCTGGGGATTGCCCGTTGCCGAATGTCGGTCATTGCTTTGCCGGATTGGCAGCCGGGTATTCGTCAGCGGGTGGCTACGAAGTATCCGAATGTGGCTTCCCAGTATTTTCGGGAGCAAGGCCAGCAGGTGGAGGTTATCAAGCTGAACGGTTCTATCGAGCTGGCACCGTTAATCGGCTTGGCAGACCGGATTGTCGATATGGTGGAAACAGGGCAGACCTTGAGAGAGAACGGTCTGGTCGAGCAGATCAGTATTTTGGATATTACGAGTCGGCTGATTGCCAACCGGGTCAGCTATCGGATGAAAAACGGCCCGATTCAGGCGTTGTGTGACCGATTGCATCAGGTGATTCCAGCTGCGGTGGCACCGCGGGACTGA
- the trxB gene encoding thioredoxin-disulfide reductase: MYKSIIIGTGPAGYTAAIYLARANMNPLIIEGMQPGGQLTTTTEIENFPGFEQGILGPELMDNMRKQAERFGAEFTSGWVEEVDFSKRPFKVKVEGRGIIEAESVIIATGASARYLGIPGEQDNVGRGVSTCATCDGFFFRGKKIIVVGGGDSAMEEASFLTRFASSVTLVHRRDELRASKIMQDRARENEKVHWALNRTPVEVVTGETGLKGLKVHNNETNQDELLEADGVFVAIGHTPNTGFLNGQISTDDHGYIQVKPGTTETNIPGVFACGDVQDNRYRQAITAAGTGCMAAMDCEKYLEGSAVHDWSETLDQ; encoded by the coding sequence ATGTATAAATCCATAATTATTGGTACAGGTCCTGCAGGCTATACAGCAGCTATTTATTTGGCGCGCGCAAACATGAATCCACTGATCATTGAGGGAATGCAGCCCGGCGGGCAGCTTACCACAACGACTGAAATTGAAAATTTTCCGGGTTTTGAGCAAGGTATCCTTGGACCTGAGTTGATGGATAACATGCGCAAGCAAGCCGAACGCTTTGGCGCTGAATTTACTTCTGGCTGGGTAGAGGAAGTGGATTTCAGCAAGCGCCCTTTTAAAGTGAAGGTAGAGGGAAGAGGCATCATTGAGGCGGAGTCGGTGATTATTGCTACAGGAGCGTCCGCCAGATATCTTGGTATTCCGGGTGAGCAGGACAACGTGGGACGCGGAGTCAGCACTTGTGCGACCTGCGACGGCTTCTTTTTCCGTGGGAAAAAAATCATCGTAGTGGGTGGCGGAGATTCAGCCATGGAGGAAGCGAGCTTCCTGACCCGGTTTGCTTCCAGCGTAACCTTGGTTCACCGTCGCGATGAGCTGCGGGCGTCTAAAATTATGCAGGATCGCGCACGGGAAAATGAAAAAGTACATTGGGCGTTAAACCGGACTCCTGTGGAGGTCGTAACGGGAGAGACGGGATTAAAGGGCTTGAAGGTACACAATAATGAGACGAATCAGGATGAGCTGCTTGAGGCAGATGGTGTGTTCGTAGCCATCGGACATACGCCTAATACAGGCTTCCTGAACGGCCAAATCAGTACAGACGATCATGGTTATATTCAAGTGAAGCCAGGAACGACAGAAACGAACATTCCCGGGGTATTTGCCTGCGGGGATGTGCAGGATAACCGTTACCGTCAAGCCATTACGGCTGCGGGAACGGGCTGTATGGCGGCTATGGACTGCGAGAAATATCTCGAAGGTAGCGCTGTTCATGACTGGAGCGAAACACTGGATCAATAA
- the hisA gene encoding 1-(5-phosphoribosyl)-5-[(5-phosphoribosylamino)methylideneamino]imidazole-4-carboxamide isomerase: MFTIYPAIDIRDGKCVRLVQGDYNQETIYNENPVEVAREWERLGGSYIHLVDLDGAKAGQPVNDELIGRIASAVQVPVQVGGGLRTREHVERLLSLGVSRVILGTAAIEDRAFTEAVLGTYGDRIAIGLDARNGYVATRGWLETSEVRADELAAELASKGAETFIFTDISRDGMMQGPNVEAIVALAKSSGRTVIASGGVSKMDDLITLSAYAQKGVGGAIVGKALYTGSINLQVAVQAVAKA; encoded by the coding sequence TTGTTCACGATATATCCGGCGATTGATATTCGCGATGGCAAATGTGTACGGCTGGTGCAGGGTGATTATAACCAGGAGACGATATACAATGAAAATCCGGTGGAGGTGGCCCGGGAATGGGAGCGCTTGGGCGGTTCCTACATTCATCTGGTCGATCTGGACGGTGCTAAAGCGGGTCAACCTGTGAACGATGAGCTGATCGGACGCATCGCGTCTGCGGTGCAGGTACCTGTACAGGTGGGTGGTGGCTTGCGTACGCGCGAGCATGTGGAGCGGCTATTGTCACTGGGCGTGAGCCGCGTGATTTTGGGCACGGCGGCGATTGAGGACCGTGCTTTTACGGAAGCGGTGTTGGGTACCTATGGTGACCGGATCGCGATTGGTCTGGATGCGCGAAATGGCTATGTAGCGACACGAGGGTGGCTCGAAACCTCGGAGGTGCGAGCGGATGAACTGGCGGCTGAGCTGGCCTCCAAGGGTGCAGAAACGTTCATTTTTACGGACATTTCCCGCGATGGAATGATGCAGGGTCCGAATGTAGAGGCGATCGTGGCGCTTGCGAAAAGCAGTGGACGCACCGTGATTGCTTCTGGCGGTGTCAGCAAGATGGACGATCTGATTACGCTAAGTGCTTATGCGCAAAAAGGTGTAGGCGGCGCTATTGTGGGTAAGGCATTGTATACAGGCAGCATTAATTTACAGGTCGCCGTACAAGCTGTAGCAAAGGCATAG
- the hisF gene encoding imidazole glycerol phosphate synthase subunit HisF — translation MLAKRIIPCLDVKDGRVVKGVNFVNLRDAGDPVELAALYDREGADEIVFLDISASVEGRATMEEVVRQTAGEIAIPFTVGGGISHVDDMKRILRAGADKIGINTAAVRNPQLIAEGARSFGSQCIVVAIDAKYNEAWGEWEVYTHGGRTPSGIRALAWAKEAERLGAGEILLTSMNADGTKDGFDLPLTSAVSDTVGIPVIASGGAGKQEHFYDVFTAGKADAGLAATIFHYKEIGIPELKRDLKRRGVEIR, via the coding sequence ATGCTGGCTAAACGGATTATTCCCTGCTTGGACGTAAAGGATGGCAGGGTGGTTAAGGGCGTCAATTTTGTGAACTTACGCGATGCAGGCGATCCGGTAGAGCTGGCGGCGCTTTATGACCGGGAAGGCGCAGACGAAATCGTATTTCTGGATATTTCCGCTTCGGTTGAAGGTCGCGCCACTATGGAAGAGGTGGTTCGTCAGACAGCGGGGGAAATTGCCATTCCCTTCACCGTGGGCGGCGGGATATCGCATGTCGATGATATGAAGCGCATCCTGCGTGCAGGGGCCGATAAAATCGGCATTAATACGGCGGCTGTTCGCAACCCTCAGCTGATTGCGGAGGGTGCGCGCAGCTTTGGCTCACAATGCATCGTAGTCGCGATTGATGCCAAGTACAATGAGGCTTGGGGCGAATGGGAAGTGTATACACACGGAGGCCGCACGCCATCCGGCATTCGGGCCTTGGCTTGGGCCAAGGAGGCTGAACGGCTGGGGGCAGGCGAAATTCTGTTGACCAGCATGAATGCGGACGGAACCAAGGATGGTTTTGATCTGCCGCTGACCTCTGCGGTGTCGGATACCGTGGGTATTCCGGTCATTGCTTCCGGTGGAGCGGGCAAGCAGGAGCATTTTTATGACGTGTTTACGGCGGGTAAAGCGGACGCTGGCTTAGCGGCAACCATTTTTCACTATAAAGAAATAGGAATTCCCGAGCTAAAACGGGATTTGAAGCGCAGAGGAGTGGAGATACGATGA